A region from the Dendropsophus ebraccatus isolate aDenEbr1 chromosome 1, aDenEbr1.pat, whole genome shotgun sequence genome encodes:
- the LOC138785015 gene encoding extracellular calcium-sensing receptor-like has product MYQQFQALRFALEEINRRPDLLPNITLGLVAFDSCAALRKELDGTLWMLTGQSTPIPNYSCKAKPALVTVFGHAMSTTSMLAAHILGLYRYPQISHFSTSSLLSDRIQFPSFFRTVPSDTFQSKGLAHLILHFEWKWVGVVALGSDYGYQGAKLVKEEILKAGACVAFTEFIGANSMDRSVNQVTRVIKASTAKAVLIFASDVFVVVLVDEMMKQNVTGKIFVASEAWSTSSILRAEKYSSFLLGSIGFAFHSSNIPGFREYLNSIRPNFTDNSEKALSKIFWEKTFGCKFSNGMNDSQSLVKATKICTGLEDLTKVDNAYTDVSSLRGSLSIYTSVNVIAKSLHDMRSCLEGRGPFYNGSCGDKYPIKPWQLKHYIQNVNVKLNDGREIFFDENGDLPAVYDIVNWQLGSNGNLKNIKVGSYDTAATDGNIFTINISAVMCGQVPTSVCSESCPPGFRRVVRRGEPICCFQCIQCPNGEISNITDSDICYKCPWNLWPNTQKTKCVPKTIEFLSFEEPLGSSLTGAAVSSSVITIFILCLFFRYRSTPIVRANNYSLSCLLLFSIFLCFLCSVNFIGYPESMKCLLRQVIFGMVFAVCISSVLAKTVMVVFAFMATKPDSKLRRWTSPGVSYTIIFVCSLVQLLLCVVWLSLSPPFPEYDTLSQPGVIIAECNEGSSTAFWSMLGYLGLLSSVSFIVAFLARRLPDSFNEAKFITFSMLAFLSVWVSFIPATLSARGQYVIAMEVFAILSSSWALVFCMFLPKCFIILFRPSMNSKEHLMGKDKAGTR; this is encoded by the exons ATGTACCAGCAGTTCCAGGCCTTGAGATTTGCCTTAGAGGAGATCAATAGACGTCCAGATCTTCTCCCGAACATTACATTGGGTCTTGTTGCCTTTGATTCTTGTGCAGCTCTACGAAAGGAACTTGATGGAACCTTATGGATGTTGACGGGACAAAGCACGCCAATACCAAACTACAGCTGTAAAGCAAAGCCTGCTCTGGTCACAGTCTTTGGTCATGCCATGTCAACAACGTCTATGCTTGCGGCTCACATATTGGGATTATATAGATATCCTCAG ATAAGCCATTTTTCTACTAGCTCTTTGTTGAGTGACCGAATCcagtttccttccttttttcgAACAGTTCCTAGTGATACCTTCCAATCAAAGGGGTTGGCCCATCTGATATTGCACTTTGAATGGAAATGGGTTGGCGTTGTTGCTTTGGGAAGCGATTATGGATATCAAGGTGCCAAACTGGTAAAAGAGGAGATCCTCAAAGCTGGAGCTTGTGTGGCCTTTACTGAGTTTATTGGGGCCAATAGCATGGACAGAAGCGTCAATCAGGTGACTAGGGTAATTAAGGCGTCAACAGCAAAAGCTGTGCTCATTTTTGCCAGTGACGTCTTTGTTGTCGTTCTGGTGGATGAGATGATGAAGCAGAATGTTACAGGGAAGATCTTTGTGGCCAGTGAGGCCTGGTCAACCTCCTCAATTTTAAGAGCAGAAAAATACTCCTCGTTTCTTTTGGGATCCATTGGTTTTGCCTTTCACAGCTCAAACATTCCAGGATTTAGAGAATATTTAAACAGCATCCGTCCTAATTTTACAGATAATTCAGAGAAAGCCTTGAGTAAAATATTTTGGGAAAAAACTTTTGGATGCAAATTCTCCAATGGGATGAATGATTCACAGTCTCTGGTTAAAGCAACCAAGATCTGTACAGGACTTGAAGACCTCACAAAAGTTGATAATGCCTACACCGATGTGTCCAGTTTAAGGGGTTCCTTGAGTATCTATACGTCTGTTAATGTCATAGCAAAATCTCTTCATGATATGAGAAGCTGTTTGGAAGGTAGAGGGCCCTTTTATAATGGTAGCTGTGGAGACAAATACCCCATCAAGCCTTGGCAG TTGAAACACTACATACAAAATGTAAACGTAAAACTGAACGATGGGAGAGAAATCTTCTTTGATGAGAACGGGGATCTCCCAGCAGTGTACGACATAGTCAACTGGCAGCTGGGAAGCAATGGCAACTTGAAAAATATCAAAGTTGGAAGTTACGATACAGCAGCCACTGATGGAAATATCTTCACCATTAATATTAGTGCTGTCATGTGTGGGCAG GTTCCTACGTCAGTCTGTAGCGAGAGTTGTCCTCCAGGTTTCAGAAGAGTAGTAAGAAGAGGAGAGCCCATCTGTTGCTTTCAGTGCATTCAATGTCCTAATGGGGAGATCTCTAATATTACAG ATTCAGATATTTGCTACAAATGTCCATGGAACTTGTGGCCCAATACTCAAAAAACCAAGTGCGTCCCGAAGACCATTGAGTTCCTATCCTTTGAAGAACCACTGGGCTCCTCGCTGACTGGGGCAGCTGTCTCTTCTTCAGTCATTACAATTTTTATCTTGTGTCTTTTCTTTCGCTACAGAAGCACCCCGATTGTTAGGGCCAATAACTACTCCTTAAGTTGTCTTCTCCTTTTTTCCATATTCCTCTGTTTTCTATGCTCTGTAAATTTTATAGGTTATCCAGAATCTATGAAATGTCTCCTGAGACAGGTGATATTTGGTATGGTCTTTGCCGTTTGCATCTCTAGCGTCTTGGCCAAGACCGTCATGGTTGTTTTTGCATTTATGGCTACAAAGCCTGACAGCAAGCTCAGGAGGTGGACAAGTCCTGGAGTGTCCTACACGATAATCTTTGTGTGCTCCCTTGTACAATTGTTGCTCTGTGTTGTTTGGTTGTCTCTATCACCTCCATTTCCAGAATATGACACACTTTCCCAACCTGGTGTTATTATAGCCGAGTGTAATGAAGGTTCCTCCACTGCCTTCTGGAGCATGTTAGGATATCTTGGTTTACTGTCATCAGTGAGCTTCATTGTAGCCTTTTTGGCCAGAAGACTCCCCGACAGCTTTAATGAAGCCAAATTCATCACTTTTAGCATGCTGGCCTTCCTCAGTGTGTGGGTGTCCTTCATCCCCGCCACGCTTAGTGCTAGGGGTCAATATGTTATAGCCATGGAGGTCTTTGCAATCTTATCATCAAGTTGGGCACTAGTGTTTTGTATGTTCCTCCCTAAATGTTTCATCATACTGTTCCGTCCCAGTATGAACTCCAAGGAACATCTAATGGGCAAAGACAAAGCAGGAACAAGGTGA